One stretch of Acholeplasma laidlawii PG-8A DNA includes these proteins:
- the trmFO gene encoding methylenetetrahydrofolate--tRNA-(uracil(54)-C(5))-methyltransferase (FADH(2)-oxidizing) TrmFO gives MIKIIGAGLAGSEAAYYLANKGYKVKLYEMRPKKNTPAHVTKNFAELVCSNSFRSNDPLNAVGLLKVEMTHFNSLILEAANIHKVPAGSSLAVDRNLFSEYVTEKIKSHENIEVIHEEVTSLDPNEYTIIAAGPLASDLLSKQIQDHLHLESLNFFDAVAPIIDAKSINMDIAYLKSRYDKDEAAYINCPMNKQEYLEFYKALMTAESVAPKDFENNVFEGCMPVEDMGKRGIDTLRFGPLKPVGLTKPNGEKPYAVVQLRQDDVNKTMYNMVGFQTHMKWGDQKRVIQMIPGLENAEILRYGVIHKNTYLESPKHLNNAFQVRDIPKWFFAGQISGVEGYIESAASGLNVAINLHNLLTKGEIRPLPVDTMMGAMARYISNYHQYFVPMNANFGLFDQIEAHKTVRKQMYYDRSMHALKEYIEGGI, from the coding sequence ATGATAAAAATTATAGGAGCCGGACTTGCCGGTAGTGAAGCAGCCTATTATTTAGCAAATAAAGGCTACAAAGTAAAACTATATGAAATGAGACCTAAAAAGAATACACCTGCTCATGTGACTAAAAACTTTGCAGAACTAGTATGTTCAAACTCATTTCGATCAAACGATCCACTGAATGCTGTGGGTCTTTTAAAAGTTGAAATGACACATTTTAACTCACTTATTTTAGAAGCAGCAAATATTCATAAAGTACCTGCAGGTAGTAGTCTTGCAGTAGACAGAAACTTGTTTTCTGAATATGTAACTGAAAAGATTAAAAGCCATGAAAATATTGAAGTCATTCATGAGGAAGTTACATCACTAGATCCAAATGAATATACCATTATTGCAGCAGGACCTCTAGCATCTGATTTACTCTCAAAACAAATCCAAGATCATCTACATTTAGAGAGTTTAAACTTCTTTGATGCGGTTGCACCAATTATTGATGCAAAATCCATCAACATGGATATTGCATATCTAAAATCTAGATATGATAAAGATGAAGCTGCATATATTAACTGTCCAATGAACAAACAAGAATATTTAGAGTTCTATAAGGCTTTAATGACTGCAGAATCAGTCGCACCTAAAGACTTTGAAAATAATGTATTTGAAGGTTGTATGCCCGTAGAAGACATGGGTAAACGTGGTATTGATACACTACGCTTTGGTCCACTTAAACCAGTTGGTTTAACGAAACCCAATGGTGAAAAACCTTATGCAGTTGTTCAATTAAGACAAGATGACGTCAATAAGACAATGTATAATATGGTTGGTTTTCAAACCCACATGAAGTGGGGCGATCAAAAACGAGTGATTCAAATGATACCTGGTTTAGAAAATGCTGAAATATTAAGATATGGTGTCATTCATAAAAATACGTATTTAGAATCTCCAAAACATTTAAATAACGCATTCCAAGTAAGAGATATTCCAAAATGGTTCTTTGCTGGACAAATTTCTGGTGTAGAAGGTTATATTGAATCTGCTGCATCTGGATTAAATGTTGCAATCAACTTACATAATTTATTAACCAAAGGTGAAATTAGACCTTTACCAGTAGATACAATGATGGGTGCTATGGCACGTTATATTTCAAACTACCATCAATACTTTGTACCTATGAATGCAAACTTTGGTTTATTTGATCAAATAGAAGCACATAAAACTGTAAGAAAACAAATGTATTATGATCGTTCAATGCATGCACTAAAGGAATATATCGAAGGAGGTATCTAA
- a CDS encoding MIP/aquaporin family protein → MKLKAYMAEFIGAFALVLVGSTAAVLNLELSSIALAFGLILMAMIYAVGSTSGGHFNPAVSFAMALTKRLSWKDFGMYSFFQLLGSLIAVLCLVPFVGDLSNLGANQIFGDFGGQTGILILLLGVLVEVIGTFLFVFVILRVTKEPNLKSLAGLIIGLTLAALIYFTGPLTNASLNPVRSIFSGLFQGGKALEQVWIFIVGPMIGAFLAAVAAPYFDQVPEEKA, encoded by the coding sequence ATGAAGTTAAAAGCCTATATGGCAGAGTTTATTGGAGCGTTCGCTCTAGTTTTAGTGGGTTCAACCGCTGCAGTATTAAACTTAGAATTATCTAGTATTGCCTTAGCATTTGGACTTATTCTTATGGCTATGATTTATGCAGTAGGTTCCACATCAGGAGGTCACTTTAATCCTGCAGTATCGTTTGCGATGGCACTGACTAAAAGATTATCTTGGAAAGATTTTGGAATGTATAGTTTCTTCCAATTACTTGGTTCCTTAATCGCAGTGTTATGTTTAGTACCATTTGTTGGTGACTTATCTAATTTAGGTGCTAACCAAATATTTGGTGACTTTGGTGGTCAAACAGGCATCTTAATTTTATTATTAGGTGTCTTAGTTGAAGTGATTGGTACATTCTTATTTGTCTTTGTGATCTTGCGTGTTACAAAAGAACCAAATCTAAAGAGTCTTGCAGGTTTAATCATTGGTTTAACACTTGCAGCACTTATTTATTTTACAGGTCCTCTTACAAATGCAAGTTTAAACCCAGTGCGTTCGATCTTCTCAGGACTATTTCAAGGTGGTAAAGCATTAGAACAAGTTTGGATATTTATTGTAGGACCTATGATTGGTGCATTTCTAGCTGCTGTTGCTGCACCGTATTTTGATCAAGTGCCTGAAGAAAAGGCTTAA
- a CDS encoding folate family ECF transporter S component, whose amino-acid sequence MVKQNLRKLTLAAVLTALSIVLDILFKSIVPANQSFGFPFYAIPLVVGSIVLGPIYGGMMGFISDAVGFFAGGSQFAYDFMFALQAISWGVIPYLIARRKSGWVRILIAVIASHIMATSFSTLASFLSSYAYSNNLDSAIAYATANLPLRLIMMPVNIIIISYVTFTVNTRLEPLYMEFFEQKRTKNT is encoded by the coding sequence ATGGTTAAACAAAATTTAAGGAAACTGACACTTGCTGCAGTTTTAACAGCACTATCGATTGTGCTAGATATATTATTTAAATCGATTGTTCCAGCAAATCAAAGCTTTGGGTTTCCCTTTTATGCAATCCCACTTGTAGTAGGTTCGATTGTACTAGGCCCAATCTATGGTGGTATGATGGGCTTTATTTCAGATGCAGTAGGTTTTTTTGCAGGGGGCTCTCAATTTGCATATGACTTTATGTTTGCACTACAAGCTATTAGTTGGGGTGTGATTCCTTATCTCATCGCAAGAAGAAAGTCAGGCTGGGTTCGTATTTTGATTGCTGTCATTGCATCACATATCATGGCAACTAGTTTTTCTACACTCGCAAGTTTCTTAAGTAGCTATGCGTATTCTAATAATTTAGATAGTGCAATTGCTTATGCAACAGCAAATCTACCACTAAGACTCATTATGATGCCGGTTAACATTATCATTATCAGTTATGTGACATTTACTGTGAATACCAGATTAGAACCACTATATATGGAGTTTTTCGAACAAAAGCGAACTAAAAACACATAA
- a CDS encoding uracil-DNA glycosylase: MEIQIPMWTNWMNEELIKPYFKNLMSFLDERSLTETIYPPKKDWFNAFLYTSVNNLKVVILGQDPYHGPNQAHGLSFSTLNEKLPPSLKNIYKELKDDLNIDISTKGDLTSWARQGVLLLNTVLTVEASKPLSHKNKGWEIFTHQMIRHINLLNQPIVFILWGNQAKDIKPLLTNPKHMVIESVHPSPFSARLGFFGSKPFSKANHYLMMHHVNPVDWHIK, encoded by the coding sequence ATGGAGATACAAATACCAATGTGGACAAACTGGATGAATGAAGAACTAATAAAGCCGTATTTTAAAAATCTCATGTCTTTTTTGGATGAGCGTTCTTTAACTGAAACGATATATCCACCAAAAAAGGATTGGTTTAATGCGTTTTTATATACTTCTGTAAATAATCTTAAAGTTGTTATCCTTGGTCAAGATCCATATCATGGACCAAACCAAGCGCATGGTTTAAGTTTTTCAACATTAAATGAAAAACTACCACCAAGCTTAAAAAACATATATAAAGAATTAAAAGATGATTTAAATATCGATATATCAACAAAAGGTGATTTAACATCCTGGGCTAGGCAGGGTGTTTTGTTGCTTAATACGGTCTTAACTGTTGAAGCATCTAAACCACTTTCTCATAAGAATAAAGGGTGGGAAATCTTTACACACCAAATGATTAGACATATCAATTTATTAAATCAACCGATTGTCTTTATCCTTTGGGGGAATCAAGCAAAAGACATTAAACCACTTTTAACGAACCCCAAACACATGGTGATAGAAAGTGTACACCCATCACCTTTTTCAGCAAGATTAGGATTCTTTGGTTCTAAACCTTTTTCAAAAGCAAACCATTATTTAATGATGCATCATGTCAATCCAGTTGACTGGCATATTAAATAA
- a CDS encoding S26 family signal peptidase, with protein MENKSKYIRLIKNILYYGITFFLLIVIAVSLFIPNGLVKVFGIGWYRVVSESMEPLIMTGDYIVVVKDTDVESFEDGDIIIFETYFYNSRVGMYIRDVVTHHFYDIDDEGYILTYPHSQYNLAPELRRLDEWRRSSTEIYRLKPEDIIGRHQSTIKMSMVSAFITSPYGVAVIIINIGLVIGLIVLYQYDKHKKQEKLGETNTPDENLNGDTNTNVDKLDE; from the coding sequence ATGGAAAACAAATCTAAGTATATCCGTTTAATCAAGAATATCTTATATTACGGTATTACATTCTTTTTACTGATTGTCATTGCAGTATCCTTATTTATTCCAAACGGCTTGGTTAAAGTATTTGGCATTGGTTGGTACCGTGTTGTATCAGAATCTATGGAACCGTTAATTATGACGGGGGATTATATTGTTGTTGTAAAAGATACCGATGTTGAAAGTTTCGAAGATGGTGACATCATTATCTTTGAAACATACTTTTATAACAGTAGAGTAGGTATGTATATAAGGGATGTTGTAACACATCACTTTTATGATATTGACGATGAAGGTTATATTCTTACCTACCCACACTCACAATATAATCTAGCACCAGAACTTCGTAGATTAGATGAGTGGCGAAGATCTTCAACGGAAATTTATAGATTAAAACCAGAAGATATTATTGGACGTCACCAGTCAACCATAAAAATGTCTATGGTTTCTGCATTTATTACATCCCCTTATGGTGTTGCAGTGATTATTATCAATATTGGATTAGTGATCGGACTCATTGTCCTTTATCAATATGACAAACATAAAAAACAAGAAAAATTAGGTGAAACAAACACACCTGATGAAAACCTAAATGGAGATACAAATACCAATGTGGACAAACTGGATGAATGA
- a CDS encoding V-type ATP synthase subunit D: protein MSQVIPTKGNLIHLKAKEALAKNGEVLLDRKKNILIQEVLTLVTDITEVRAKLQQTYKKAYQALQDANITLGIVSEIAKAIPIDQNLQVTYRSLMGVDLPVILYEKPNIRLSYGLRATNSKFDYAYKTFQDARDLTVELAKLESTLYRLANAIRQTKKRHNALKNVILPNLDKDIHWIKERLEAEDQEEFIRLKTIKNKQEKAKVNGKQI, encoded by the coding sequence ATGAGCCAAGTAATTCCAACTAAAGGTAACCTAATACATCTTAAAGCTAAAGAAGCCCTCGCTAAAAATGGAGAGGTTTTATTAGATAGAAAGAAAAATATTTTAATACAAGAAGTATTAACTTTAGTCACGGATATTACAGAGGTACGTGCCAAACTACAACAAACTTATAAAAAGGCATATCAAGCATTACAAGATGCAAATATCACACTAGGTATTGTCAGTGAGATTGCTAAAGCAATTCCAATTGACCAAAACCTACAAGTCACTTACCGTTCTTTAATGGGTGTGGACTTACCAGTGATATTATATGAAAAACCTAATATACGTTTAAGTTATGGATTACGTGCTACAAACTCTAAATTTGACTATGCATACAAAACATTTCAAGATGCTAGAGATTTAACCGTAGAACTTGCAAAATTAGAGTCTACACTCTATAGATTAGCCAATGCAATCCGCCAAACTAAAAAAAGACATAATGCATTAAAAAATGTCATACTACCAAACCTCGATAAAGATATCCATTGGATTAAAGAAAGACTAGAAGCTGAAGACCAAGAAGAGTTTATTCGCTTAAAAACCATCAAAAATAAACAAGAAAAGGCTAAAGTGAATGGAAAACAAATCTAA
- a CDS encoding V-type ATP synthase subunit B: MSLEYVGLKAIKGPIIFLEGSKDIGYEEVVEIRIGNNEVRHGRVIEISGDIVAVEVFEGTDGMMLKDVYTKFLGHPLRMGLSKEVLGRTFNGAGLPIDGLGPIFSNVSMDVNGESMNPVSRRYPKNFIQTGISSIDTLATLIRGQKLPIFSATGLTHNELAVEIVKHAKIAEKEHEKFCIVFAAMGVKHDVAQYFKSQFEQAHVMDRVAMFLNTASEPIVERILAPRAALTTAEYLAFHEDYHVLVIMTDMTSYCEALREFSSSKGEIPGRKGYPGYMYSDLSSLYERAGMIEGKSGSVTQIPILTMPNNDITHPIPDLTGYITEGQIVLDGQLKQRGIFPPISVLPSLSRLMKDGIGADYTRKDHAIVADQLLAAYAKYNEVTALSQVIGEDELSTSDQHFMMFGKLFETHFINQGEESRRLGDSLDLGWDLLSLLPEDQLNRLSRDQISQYINKEKAYARFELNDNDTIERMLGKN; the protein is encoded by the coding sequence ATGAGTTTAGAATATGTAGGTCTAAAAGCGATTAAGGGTCCAATTATCTTTTTAGAAGGATCAAAAGATATTGGTTATGAAGAAGTCGTTGAAATCCGTATTGGTAACAATGAAGTACGTCATGGTCGTGTCATTGAAATATCGGGTGATATCGTAGCTGTTGAAGTATTTGAAGGTACTGACGGTATGATGTTAAAAGATGTATACACTAAATTTTTAGGTCATCCATTAAGAATGGGTTTATCTAAAGAAGTGTTAGGACGCACATTTAACGGTGCAGGTCTACCAATTGATGGTTTAGGACCAATCTTTTCCAATGTAAGTATGGATGTCAATGGTGAATCCATGAATCCAGTATCTAGAAGATATCCTAAAAACTTCATTCAAACAGGTATTTCATCTATTGATACATTAGCTACTTTAATTAGAGGTCAAAAACTTCCAATCTTTTCAGCAACAGGTTTAACACATAATGAACTTGCTGTAGAAATTGTTAAACATGCTAAAATTGCTGAAAAAGAACATGAAAAGTTCTGTATCGTATTCGCAGCTATGGGTGTTAAACACGACGTAGCACAATACTTTAAATCACAATTTGAACAAGCACATGTTATGGATAGAGTTGCTATGTTTTTAAACACAGCATCTGAACCAATTGTTGAACGTATCTTAGCACCTCGTGCAGCATTAACAACTGCAGAATATTTAGCATTCCATGAAGACTATCATGTATTAGTTATTATGACGGACATGACAAGCTACTGTGAAGCCCTAAGAGAATTTTCATCTTCTAAAGGTGAAATTCCTGGACGTAAAGGATATCCTGGATATATGTATTCAGACCTTTCATCCCTATATGAACGTGCTGGTATGATTGAAGGTAAATCTGGTTCAGTGACTCAAATTCCAATCTTAACAATGCCTAATAATGATATTACACATCCAATTCCTGACTTAACTGGATATATTACAGAAGGTCAAATTGTATTAGATGGACAATTAAAACAAAGAGGTATTTTCCCTCCGATTAGTGTACTACCATCACTATCACGCTTAATGAAAGATGGTATTGGTGCAGATTATACGAGAAAAGACCATGCAATCGTAGCAGACCAATTACTTGCTGCGTATGCAAAATATAATGAAGTTACAGCACTTAGCCAAGTAATTGGTGAAGATGAACTTAGTACAAGTGATCAACACTTTATGATGTTTGGTAAATTATTTGAAACCCACTTTATTAATCAAGGTGAAGAATCTAGACGTTTAGGTGATTCATTAGATTTAGGATGGGATTTATTAAGTCTATTACCAGAAGATCAATTAAACCGACTAAGCAGAGATCAAATTAGTCAATATATTAACAAAGAAAAAGCATATGCAAGATTTGAATTAAATGACAATGACACAATTGAGCGCATGCTTGGAAAGAACTAA